A window of the Paraburkholderia sp. ZP32-5 genome harbors these coding sequences:
- a CDS encoding nuclear transport factor 2 family protein: MNAHTDLIDRYFDAWNETDGARRRELIATIWSADADYRDPLLAGSGHDGIDAMIHAVHQRFPHHTFRRTTDVDGFANRVRFSWALTTPAGDAIVKGSDFGVVDAHGRLQAVTGFLDEAAGAA, translated from the coding sequence ATGAATGCGCATACCGATCTGATCGACCGTTATTTCGACGCCTGGAACGAGACCGATGGCGCGCGCCGTCGCGAGCTGATCGCGACGATCTGGAGCGCGGATGCCGACTATCGCGATCCGTTGCTTGCCGGCAGCGGGCACGACGGCATCGACGCGATGATCCACGCGGTGCATCAGCGTTTTCCGCATCACACGTTTCGCCGCACGACCGACGTCGACGGCTTCGCCAATCGTGTGCGTTTTTCGTGGGCGCTGACGACGCCCGCGGGCGACGCGATCGTCAAGGGCTCGGACTTCGGCGTGGTGGATGCACACGGGCGCTTGCAGGCGGTCACGGGCTTTCTCGACGAGGCCGCCGGCGCTGCCTGA
- a CDS encoding RbsD/FucU family protein: protein MLKNLDPLLNADILHALRSMGHGDELVICDANFPAESVARDTVLGKLLRVDGVSSPRAVRAVLSVLPLDTFIDHPASRMEVVGEPHTIPAVQREAQAEVNAAEGREVPFVSIERFAFYERARKAYCVIATGEERGYGCFVFTKGVLLAPDAPRA from the coding sequence GTGCTGAAGAATCTGGACCCGCTGCTGAACGCCGACATACTGCACGCGCTGCGCTCGATGGGCCACGGCGATGAGCTCGTTATCTGCGATGCGAATTTCCCGGCCGAATCGGTTGCGCGCGATACCGTGCTCGGCAAGCTGTTACGTGTCGATGGCGTCAGTTCGCCGCGTGCGGTTCGCGCGGTGCTGTCGGTGCTGCCGCTCGATACGTTCATCGACCATCCCGCGTCGCGCATGGAAGTGGTCGGCGAGCCGCATACGATCCCGGCGGTGCAGCGCGAAGCGCAAGCCGAGGTCAATGCGGCGGAAGGGCGTGAGGTGCCGTTCGTGTCGATCGAGCGTTTCGCGTTTTATGAGCGCGCGCGCAAGGCCTATTGCGTGATCGCGACCGGCGAAGAGCGCGGCTACGGTTGCTTCGTATTCACGAAGGGCGTGCTGCTCGCGCCCGACGCGCCGCGCGCATAA
- a CDS encoding VOC family protein: MSFQLDSLDHLVLNVADVDVSAAWYARVLGMRRTEFASRSGMRVAMTYGNQKINLRPATADTVAWFTSREAVPGSADLCFVTRANPADVKAHWLAEGIAIEAGPVERDGARGKMTSVYCRDPDGNLIEVATYPQA; the protein is encoded by the coding sequence ATGAGCTTCCAGCTAGACAGTCTCGATCATCTCGTTCTGAACGTCGCGGACGTGGACGTCAGCGCCGCGTGGTATGCGCGCGTGCTCGGCATGCGGCGCACCGAATTCGCGTCGCGCAGCGGCATGCGCGTGGCGATGACCTACGGCAATCAGAAGATCAATCTGCGTCCCGCGACGGCCGATACGGTCGCATGGTTCACGTCGCGAGAGGCGGTGCCCGGCAGCGCGGATCTGTGCTTCGTCACCCGCGCGAATCCGGCGGACGTCAAGGCTCACTGGCTCGCCGAGGGCATCGCGATCGAGGCGGGGCCGGTCGAGCGCGACGGCGCGCGCGGCAAGATGACGTCCGTGTATTGCCGCGATCCCGACGGCAATCTGATCGAGGTCGCCACTTATCCGCAAGCTTGA
- a CDS encoding DoxX family protein: MSRPVDFGIIFIARLALSVLFLWSGVMKLLGYAGFVGYLHSKGVPFVQVAAPIATAVEVLGGLLLVVGFKVRPLALLMAVYTVATAVLGHDFWNITDPALQRDMVIHFWKNIGIAGGFLLLFVTGAGRLSIDGARAPRGGLGGL; encoded by the coding sequence ATGTCGCGTCCCGTTGATTTCGGCATTATTTTCATCGCCCGTCTGGCCCTTTCGGTGCTGTTTCTGTGGAGCGGGGTGATGAAGCTGCTGGGCTATGCGGGTTTCGTCGGCTATCTGCATTCGAAGGGCGTGCCGTTCGTGCAGGTCGCCGCGCCGATCGCCACCGCCGTCGAAGTGCTCGGCGGGCTGTTGCTGGTGGTCGGTTTCAAGGTGCGTCCGCTGGCGCTTTTGATGGCCGTGTACACCGTGGCGACGGCGGTGCTGGGCCACGATTTCTGGAACATCACCGACCCCGCGTTGCAGCGCGACATGGTGATCCACTTCTGGAAAAACATCGGTATCGCGGGTGGTTTCCTGCTGCTGTTCGTGACCGGCGCGGGGCGCCTGAGCATCGATGGCGCACGCGCGCCACGCGGCGGCCTTGGCGGCCTCTGA
- a CDS encoding MFS transporter: MNSSTSSFSPKLGRVLATVSVGFVVTQLDVTIVNIALPGIGSNLHANVAGLQWVVDAYTLAFAVLMLSAGALGDRFGVRRMYAAGIVLFALASLACGFAFDAPMLVAARAVQGIGAAGMLPNSLALLNQSFGHDPKLRARAVGLWTASGAISIAAGPVAGGLLIAAFGWRSIFLVNLPICAAGLLATLLWIPRAQGAQDGAAGDASSGNTGTGTRAATARRGIDLGGQCLAIVALTAFVAAVIEWRPLGFAHPIVAGGLVIALLAAGAFLFVEARVASPMVPLSLFGTRTFSAAVLFGICVNLTYYGMVFVLSLYLQRVRGYTPLQAGLAFLPLTGGFLISNVASGWVIGRFGVRVPMIVGAITACLGYGLLHRVDAATPLIGLLLPFLLIPSGMGLAVPAMTTAVLASTEAKRAGTASAVLNTARQAGGAVGVAAFGALASGAAATQIVAGMQTATAISVALLALGGVLACLVHPEPHATASTHARRPSATAK, translated from the coding sequence ATGAACTCATCTACTTCCTCGTTCTCGCCCAAGCTCGGCCGTGTTCTCGCGACGGTCAGCGTCGGCTTCGTCGTCACGCAACTCGACGTGACCATCGTCAATATCGCGTTGCCTGGCATCGGCTCGAACCTGCACGCGAACGTCGCCGGACTGCAATGGGTCGTCGATGCCTACACGCTCGCGTTCGCGGTTCTGATGCTGTCGGCCGGCGCGCTCGGCGACCGCTTCGGCGTGCGGCGCATGTACGCGGCCGGCATCGTGCTGTTCGCGCTCGCGTCGCTCGCCTGCGGTTTCGCGTTCGACGCGCCGATGCTGGTCGCCGCGCGCGCGGTGCAGGGCATCGGCGCGGCCGGGATGCTGCCGAATTCACTCGCGTTGCTGAACCAGTCGTTCGGCCACGATCCGAAGTTGCGGGCTCGCGCGGTCGGTTTGTGGACTGCGTCGGGCGCGATTTCGATCGCCGCGGGGCCGGTGGCGGGCGGCCTGCTGATCGCCGCGTTCGGCTGGCGCAGCATCTTCCTCGTTAATCTGCCGATCTGCGCGGCCGGCCTGCTGGCAACGCTGCTGTGGATACCGCGTGCGCAGGGCGCGCAAGACGGTGCGGCGGGCGATGCATCCTCAGGCAACACAGGCACGGGCACACGCGCGGCCACAGCCCGTCGCGGCATCGACCTCGGCGGCCAGTGTCTCGCGATCGTCGCGCTAACCGCCTTCGTCGCCGCGGTAATCGAATGGCGTCCGCTCGGCTTCGCGCACCCGATCGTGGCCGGTGGGCTCGTCATTGCGCTGCTGGCGGCGGGCGCGTTCCTGTTCGTCGAAGCGCGCGTCGCGAGCCCGATGGTGCCGCTGTCGCTGTTCGGAACACGCACGTTCAGCGCGGCGGTGCTGTTCGGCATCTGCGTGAACCTGACGTACTACGGGATGGTGTTCGTGCTGAGTCTTTATCTGCAGCGCGTGCGCGGCTACACGCCGTTGCAGGCGGGACTCGCGTTCCTGCCGTTGACCGGCGGCTTCCTGATCTCGAACGTCGCGAGCGGCTGGGTGATCGGCCGTTTCGGCGTGCGCGTACCGATGATCGTCGGTGCTATCACCGCCTGCCTCGGCTATGGCCTGCTGCATCGGGTCGATGCCGCGACGCCGCTGATCGGCCTGCTGCTGCCGTTCCTGCTGATTCCGTCGGGCATGGGTCTAGCGGTGCCGGCGATGACCACCGCGGTGCTCGCGTCGACCGAAGCGAAGCGCGCGGGGACGGCCTCGGCGGTGTTGAACACCGCGCGGCAGGCGGGTGGCGCGGTGGGTGTGGCCGCCTTCGGCGCGCTCGCGAGCGGCGCGGCCGCGACGCAAATCGTCGCGGGGATGCAAACGGCAACCGCTATTTCCGTGGCACTGCTGGCACTGGGCGGCGTGCTCGCGTGTCTGGTGCATCCGGAACCGCACGCGACTGCATCAACGCATGCGCGTCGGCCGAGCGCGACGGCCAAGTGA
- a CDS encoding response regulator transcription factor: MRVAVLQRDPAMRQSIQHVLMSAGHFCTAYEDGLEMSRALAHSTMDLLVLDWQSARLAGAELLGLVRRIAGERLPIMFVSSDRSEASMVRALTNGADDYLALPLGAAEFRARVAALLRRAYPEHCTTASFEVGPYRFDRVRRVALLRGEPVSLTRTQYRLAMLFFSNIGRVMSRDHIYTMVWGRELIEFTRTIDTHVSQLRVLLRIEPRNGFLLRPIYKSGYRLLRVHEDAGIS, from the coding sequence ATGCGTGTTGCTGTCCTTCAACGTGACCCAGCCATGCGCCAGTCGATCCAGCATGTGCTGATGAGCGCCGGCCATTTCTGCACCGCTTATGAAGACGGCCTCGAGATGTCGAGGGCGCTCGCTCATTCCACGATGGATCTGCTGGTGCTCGACTGGCAGAGCGCGCGGCTCGCCGGCGCGGAGTTGCTGGGGCTGGTGCGTCGGATTGCCGGCGAACGCCTGCCGATCATGTTCGTATCCAGCGATCGCTCGGAGGCAAGCATGGTGCGCGCACTCACCAACGGTGCCGACGATTACCTCGCGTTGCCGCTGGGTGCCGCCGAATTTCGCGCACGCGTCGCGGCGCTGCTGCGGCGCGCGTATCCGGAGCACTGTACGACCGCGAGTTTCGAAGTCGGCCCGTACCGCTTCGACCGGGTCCGCAGGGTGGCACTGCTGCGCGGCGAACCGGTATCGCTCACCCGCACACAGTACCGGCTCGCGATGCTGTTCTTTTCCAACATCGGCCGCGTGATGTCGCGCGATCACATTTATACGATGGTGTGGGGCCGCGAACTGATCGAATTCACGCGCACGATCGACACCCACGTGTCGCAACTGCGTGTGCTGCTCCGGATCGAACCGCGCAATGGCTTTCTGTTGCGGCCCATTTATAAGAGCGGGTATCGGCTGCTGCGCGTGCACGAAGACGCGGGGATTAGTTAG
- a CDS encoding 4-hydroxyproline epimerase — protein sequence MSVMKTLNIIDSHTGGEPTRLVVSGGPDLGGGTLAQRLDVFRTRFDDWRAGIVTEPRGSDVVVGALLCEPDDPDCAAGVIFFNNVGYLGMCGHGTIGLVVSLAHMGRIGPGRHRIETPVGVVEATLNEDGSVAVRNVPSYRYRTAVQVDVPGHGVLTGDISWGGNWFFLVADHGHELEAARIASLTTFSSAIRDALIAQNITGANGALIDHIELFGPGSRDGLDSRSFVLCPGNAYDRSPCGTGTSAKVACLAADGKLAEGAVWRQESIIGSVFEASYQAAGDGVNVIPTITGHAHIMAEGRLCFDESDPFAWGIPTA from the coding sequence ATGAGCGTCATGAAAACCCTGAACATTATCGACTCGCACACCGGCGGTGAACCCACCCGCCTCGTGGTGTCGGGTGGCCCGGACCTGGGCGGCGGCACGCTCGCGCAACGGCTCGACGTTTTCCGCACGCGCTTCGACGACTGGCGCGCGGGCATCGTCACCGAGCCGCGCGGCTCGGACGTGGTGGTCGGCGCGCTGCTGTGCGAGCCCGACGATCCGGACTGCGCGGCCGGCGTGATCTTCTTCAACAACGTCGGCTATCTCGGTATGTGCGGACACGGCACGATCGGACTCGTCGTGTCGCTCGCGCACATGGGGCGGATCGGGCCGGGGCGTCATCGCATCGAGACACCGGTCGGGGTCGTCGAGGCGACGCTCAACGAAGACGGCAGCGTCGCGGTGCGCAACGTGCCGTCGTATCGCTATCGCACGGCGGTGCAGGTCGACGTGCCCGGCCACGGCGTGCTGACCGGCGATATCAGTTGGGGCGGCAACTGGTTTTTCCTTGTCGCCGATCATGGGCACGAGCTGGAAGCCGCGCGGATCGCGAGCCTTACCACATTCAGCTCGGCGATTCGCGACGCGCTGATCGCGCAGAACATCACCGGTGCGAACGGCGCGTTGATCGACCATATCGAACTGTTCGGGCCCGGCTCGCGTGACGGCCTCGACAGCCGCAGCTTCGTGCTGTGCCCCGGCAATGCGTACGACCGCTCGCCATGCGGTACCGGCACCAGCGCGAAAGTCGCGTGTCTGGCGGCCGACGGCAAACTCGCCGAGGGCGCGGTGTGGCGGCAGGAGAGCATCATCGGCAGCGTGTTCGAGGCTAGCTATCAGGCAGCGGGCGACGGCGTCAACGTGATCCCGACGATCACCGGTCACGCGCACATCATGGCCGAAGGGCGTCTCTGCTTCGACGAAAGCGATCCGTTCGCGTGGGGCATTCCCACCGCATGA
- a CDS encoding NAD(P)/FAD-dependent oxidoreductase, with the protein MSPDALIIGAGIVGAACAAELAALGMRVDVLDAQRIGGGATAAGMGHIVVMNDSPAELALSLYSRDLWLQLAPQLRERDAFARCGTLWIAADEEEWQAARAMHAGFAAHGVAAQLLDAAELRACEPALTESMVGGLKIEHDSIVYAPTAAEWLLTQSPNAANIRVRLGAQVASVGAGGVTLADGERISAANVVVANGLGALRLLPSLPLQPKKGHLLITDRYPGLIHHQLLELGYIKSAHHATGTSVAFNAQPRPTGQLLIGSSRQFDTTDPAVEMPVLAQMLQRAAQYLPVLPTLSGIRAWTGFRAASPDGLPLVGPAGDFASGPADGVWLAVGHEGLGVTTSLASAKLLAAQIAGSAVSIPVEPYLPVRFAEQVTHD; encoded by the coding sequence ATGAGTCCGGACGCGCTGATCATCGGGGCGGGCATCGTCGGTGCCGCGTGCGCGGCGGAGTTGGCCGCGCTCGGCATGCGCGTCGACGTACTCGACGCGCAACGTATCGGCGGCGGCGCGACCGCAGCCGGTATGGGCCATATCGTCGTGATGAACGATTCGCCCGCCGAACTCGCGTTGAGCCTTTACTCGCGCGATCTGTGGCTGCAACTCGCGCCGCAACTGCGCGAGCGCGACGCGTTCGCGCGCTGCGGCACGCTGTGGATCGCCGCCGACGAAGAAGAATGGCAAGCCGCGCGCGCGATGCACGCGGGGTTCGCGGCGCACGGCGTGGCCGCGCAGTTGCTGGACGCGGCCGAGTTGCGCGCGTGCGAACCAGCGCTTACGGAGTCGATGGTTGGCGGCCTGAAGATCGAGCACGACAGCATCGTGTACGCGCCAACGGCGGCCGAATGGTTGCTCACGCAATCGCCGAATGCGGCGAATATTCGCGTGCGGCTCGGCGCGCAGGTTGCGTCGGTCGGCGCGGGCGGCGTCACGCTGGCCGACGGGGAGCGCATCAGCGCCGCGAACGTGGTGGTGGCCAACGGCCTCGGCGCGTTGCGACTGCTGCCGTCGCTGCCGTTGCAACCGAAGAAAGGCCATCTGCTGATCACCGATCGGTACCCAGGGCTAATTCACCATCAACTGCTCGAGCTGGGCTATATCAAGAGCGCGCATCACGCGACCGGCACGTCGGTCGCATTCAATGCGCAGCCGCGCCCGACCGGCCAGTTGTTGATCGGCTCGTCGCGCCAGTTCGATACCACCGATCCCGCCGTCGAGATGCCGGTGCTCGCGCAGATGCTGCAACGCGCCGCGCAATATCTGCCGGTACTGCCGACGCTTAGCGGCATCCGCGCATGGACCGGTTTTCGCGCGGCGTCGCCGGACGGTCTGCCGCTGGTCGGGCCGGCCGGCGATTTTGCATCCGGCCCGGCGGACGGCGTCTGGCTCGCGGTCGGTCACGAAGGACTCGGCGTGACGACGTCGCTTGCCAGCGCGAAGCTGCTTGCCGCGCAGATCGCGGGAAGCGCGGTGTCGATTCCTGTCGAACCTTATCTACCCGTGCGTTTTGCCGAGCAGGTGACCCATGACTGA
- a CDS encoding (2Fe-2S)-binding protein, with amino-acid sequence MTETRAVSVRLTVDGRDIEVAGGTTVAGALAIAGVSTSRLSVKGEPRAALCGMGVCQECRVTIDGRAHMLACQTLCRDGQRVQTPNGAGRA; translated from the coding sequence ATGACTGAGACACGGGCGGTTTCAGTCCGGCTGACGGTCGACGGCCGCGACATCGAAGTGGCGGGCGGCACGACCGTGGCCGGGGCACTCGCGATCGCGGGTGTCAGCACTTCGCGGCTGTCGGTCAAAGGCGAGCCGCGCGCGGCGTTGTGCGGCATGGGCGTGTGTCAGGAGTGCCGTGTGACGATCGACGGCCGCGCGCACATGCTTGCCTGCCAGACGCTGTGCCGCGACGGCCAGCGCGTGCAAACACCGAACGGGGCAGGACGCGCATGA
- a CDS encoding FAD-dependent oxidoreductase: MTQHLTQYFDVVVIGGGPAGLNAARAAARAGAMVVLVDDNPRAGGQIWRQGPAHPPQAPLHALLAALQTEQRFTHWPSTRVIAPLGTHGLLLESAAHGGVAVSYGRLILATGARERMLPFPGWTLPGVTGAGALQSLIKGGTPVRDDRIVIAGSGPLLIAALATAREAGARVIAVVEQASAADVASFGMSLLREPAKLRQAITLTRGFAGLRYWTGSIVREAHGEDRVRQVTIRRGERDVTLDCDRVACGYGLLPNVTLAQALGCAINDAGEIVVDDEQRTSLEHVYAAGECTGVGGAELACVEGEIAGLSASGVVTTQPAALQPLVAQRARWRRFGARVATSFALGEAARTPPADATLLCRCEDVSVGDVRRCADWRDAKLQTRCGMGPCQGRICGAAANVYFGWPSAAPRPPFNPAQIGTLISAADTPTPTLAR, from the coding sequence ATGACGCAGCACCTCACGCAGTATTTCGATGTCGTCGTGATCGGCGGCGGCCCGGCTGGGCTCAATGCCGCGCGGGCGGCGGCACGCGCGGGCGCGATGGTTGTGCTCGTCGACGACAATCCGCGCGCGGGCGGCCAGATCTGGCGTCAAGGCCCCGCGCATCCTCCGCAGGCGCCGCTGCACGCGTTGCTCGCCGCATTGCAAACGGAACAGCGCTTTACCCACTGGCCGTCGACTCGCGTGATCGCGCCGCTCGGCACGCACGGCTTGCTGCTCGAATCCGCCGCGCACGGCGGCGTTGCCGTCAGCTACGGGCGTTTGATTCTCGCGACCGGCGCGCGTGAGCGGATGCTGCCGTTCCCCGGCTGGACCTTGCCCGGCGTGACCGGCGCGGGCGCGTTGCAGTCGCTGATCAAGGGCGGCACGCCGGTGCGCGACGATCGGATCGTGATTGCCGGCAGCGGGCCGCTGCTGATCGCCGCGCTCGCCACCGCGCGCGAGGCCGGCGCGCGCGTGATCGCGGTCGTCGAGCAGGCCTCGGCGGCTGACGTCGCGAGTTTCGGCATGTCGTTGCTGCGCGAGCCCGCGAAGCTGCGTCAGGCGATCACGCTGACGCGCGGTTTCGCCGGACTGCGCTACTGGACCGGCAGCATCGTGCGGGAAGCGCATGGGGAGGATCGTGTGCGACAGGTGACGATCCGGCGCGGCGAGCGTGACGTGACGCTCGATTGCGATCGCGTCGCGTGCGGTTACGGGCTTCTGCCGAACGTCACGCTCGCGCAGGCGCTCGGCTGCGCGATCAACGATGCGGGCGAGATCGTCGTCGACGATGAGCAGCGCACTTCGCTCGAGCATGTTTATGCGGCGGGCGAATGCACGGGCGTCGGCGGCGCGGAGCTGGCCTGCGTGGAAGGCGAGATCGCCGGCCTTTCTGCGAGCGGTGTCGTGACCACCCAACCCGCGGCGCTGCAGCCGCTCGTTGCGCAAAGAGCGCGCTGGCGGCGCTTCGGCGCGCGCGTCGCGACATCGTTCGCACTCGGGGAGGCCGCGCGCACCCCACCCGCGGATGCGACGCTGCTGTGCCGTTGCGAAGACGTGAGCGTCGGCGACGTGCGCCGCTGCGCCGACTGGCGGGACGCGAAGCTGCAAACCCGCTGCGGGATGGGCCCGTGCCAGGGAAGAATCTGCGGCGCCGCTGCCAACGTGTACTTCGGCTGGCCGTCCGCCGCGCCGCGTCCGCCGTTCAATCCCGCGCAAATCGGCACGCTGATCAGCGCGGCCGACACGCCTACTCCCACGCTCGCGCGCTAA
- a CDS encoding AraC family transcriptional regulator, with product MNTLAHPLETDDTTLSGMLSHFRLLEPVFDAMPDVVFFVKDADARYALVNRTLASRCGFKEKTALLGKTAEDVFPRRFGRIYTAQDKAIIGVGNQMLDQLELHLYPGRQPGWCLTCKQPLRDASGKIVGLAGISRDLKADESSHPAYSRLAAVVQSIQENYVQPLNLKQLAAMADMSVAQLERYFHKVFHLTPRQVLLKTRLDAATALLVSHDKVTDVAARCGYTDHSAFTRQFKATVGVTPTEYRMLLHGTLRN from the coding sequence ATGAACACGCTGGCTCATCCGCTTGAAACGGACGATACGACGCTGTCCGGCATGCTGTCGCACTTCAGATTGCTCGAGCCGGTATTCGACGCGATGCCGGACGTGGTGTTCTTCGTGAAGGACGCCGACGCGCGCTACGCGCTCGTCAACCGCACGCTCGCATCGCGCTGCGGCTTCAAGGAAAAGACCGCGCTGCTCGGCAAGACCGCCGAGGACGTGTTCCCGCGCCGCTTCGGGCGCATCTACACCGCGCAGGACAAGGCGATCATCGGCGTCGGCAACCAGATGCTCGATCAGCTCGAATTGCATCTGTATCCGGGCCGCCAACCGGGCTGGTGCCTGACCTGCAAGCAGCCGCTGCGCGACGCGAGCGGCAAGATCGTCGGCCTCGCCGGCATTTCCCGCGATCTGAAAGCCGACGAAAGCAGTCACCCGGCCTATAGCCGGCTGGCGGCGGTCGTGCAGTCGATCCAGGAAAACTACGTGCAGCCGCTGAATCTGAAACAACTGGCGGCAATGGCGGATATGTCGGTCGCCCAACTGGAGCGCTATTTCCACAAGGTGTTTCATCTGACGCCGCGTCAGGTGCTGCTGAAAACGCGGCTCGATGCGGCGACCGCGCTGCTGGTGTCGCACGACAAGGTCACCGACGTCGCCGCGCGCTGCGGCTACACCGACCACAGCGCATTCACGCGGCAATTCAAGGCGACCGTCGGCGTCACGCCGACCGAATACCGGATGCTGCTGCACGGCACACTGCGCAACTGA
- a CDS encoding bifunctional sugar phosphate isomerase/epimerase/4-hydroxyphenylpyruvate dioxygenase family protein gives MQRSIATVSISGTLVEKLSAIRAAGFEGVEIFENDLLYFDGSPADVRRIADDLGLKIMLFQPFRDFDGVSPERLERNLDRAKRKFDVMHELGTDRILVCSNVSPDTICDDALMIDQLGALARAAESAGVIAGYEALAWGKHVKTYRHAWKLVDAVNHPSLGLVLDSFHTLSLNDTPDAIADIPGERIAFVQIADAPKLAMDVLEWSRHYRCFPGQGDFDLANFTAQVVKAGYKGPLSLEIFNDGFRAAPTTITAADGHRSLLFLEEQTRALLEAQQQPKQTAADLYRSPAAPAHVGYQFLEFAVDHTTRAQLADWLGRLRFRQAGQHRSKDVTLYQHGAASIVLNAEPDSFANAFFQQHGLSLCASAFRVDDASQAFERAAGFGYAPFSGQIGPNERVLPAVQAPDSSLNYFVDETPDQPTLFEADFVLTDINGPTEVGPLARIDHVCLSVPANSLDTWVLFLRTAFGFQAEPGVLVPDPYGLVRSRALRSQDGSVRIALNASVDRHTAVAEALHTYHGSGLNHVAFSTGDIFSAIPEFVADGVPVLRIPRNYYDDLAARYALSDALLEAMRANNILYDRDERGGEFFHAYTEQLDQRFFLEIVERRGGYDGYGAANAAVRLAAQAQRRK, from the coding sequence ATGCAACGTTCGATTGCCACCGTGTCGATTAGCGGCACCCTCGTCGAGAAGCTGAGCGCGATCCGCGCGGCGGGCTTCGAGGGGGTCGAGATCTTCGAGAACGACCTGCTGTATTTCGACGGCTCGCCCGCCGACGTGCGCCGTATCGCCGACGATCTCGGGCTGAAGATCATGCTGTTCCAGCCGTTTCGCGACTTCGACGGCGTGAGTCCGGAGCGGCTCGAACGCAATCTCGACCGTGCGAAGCGCAAGTTCGACGTGATGCATGAACTCGGCACCGACCGCATCCTCGTCTGCAGCAACGTGTCGCCGGATACGATCTGCGACGACGCGCTGATGATCGACCAGTTGGGCGCGCTGGCCCGCGCGGCCGAATCGGCCGGTGTGATCGCCGGTTACGAGGCGCTCGCGTGGGGCAAGCATGTGAAGACCTATCGGCACGCGTGGAAGCTCGTCGACGCGGTCAATCATCCGAGCCTCGGGCTCGTGCTCGACAGTTTTCATACGCTGTCGCTGAACGACACGCCCGACGCGATCGCCGATATTCCGGGCGAGCGCATCGCCTTCGTGCAGATCGCGGACGCGCCGAAGCTGGCCATGGACGTGCTCGAATGGAGCCGCCACTACCGCTGCTTCCCGGGCCAGGGCGACTTCGATCTCGCGAATTTCACCGCGCAAGTGGTGAAAGCCGGCTATAAGGGCCCGCTGTCGCTGGAAATTTTCAACGACGGCTTTCGCGCCGCGCCGACGACGATCACTGCCGCCGACGGCCATCGCTCGCTGCTGTTTCTCGAAGAGCAAACCCGCGCGCTGCTCGAAGCGCAGCAACAGCCGAAGCAGACGGCGGCCGATCTGTACCGTTCGCCCGCCGCGCCGGCCCACGTCGGCTATCAGTTCCTCGAATTCGCGGTCGATCACACCACGCGCGCGCAACTCGCCGACTGGCTCGGCCGGCTGCGCTTTCGCCAGGCCGGCCAGCATCGTTCGAAAGACGTCACGCTGTACCAGCACGGCGCGGCATCGATCGTGCTGAATGCCGAGCCCGACTCGTTCGCGAATGCTTTTTTCCAGCAGCATGGCTTGTCGCTGTGCGCGTCGGCGTTTCGCGTCGACGACGCCAGCCAGGCGTTCGAGCGCGCCGCCGGCTTCGGCTACGCGCCGTTCTCCGGCCAGATCGGTCCGAACGAGCGTGTGCTGCCGGCCGTGCAGGCGCCCGACAGCAGCCTCAATTATTTCGTCGACGAAACCCCGGATCAGCCGACGCTGTTCGAAGCCGACTTCGTGCTGACCGATATCAACGGCCCGACCGAGGTCGGGCCGCTCGCGCGCATCGACCACGTGTGCCTGTCGGTGCCGGCGAATTCGCTCGATACGTGGGTGCTGTTTCTGCGCACCGCGTTCGGCTTCCAGGCCGAGCCGGGCGTGCTCGTGCCCGATCCGTACGGGCTCGTGCGCAGCCGCGCGCTGCGCAGCCAGGACGGCTCGGTGCGGATCGCGCTCAATGCGTCGGTGGATCGCCATACGGCGGTGGCCGAAGCGCTGCACACGTATCACGGCTCCGGCCTGAACCACGTCGCGTTCAGCACCGGCGACATCTTCAGCGCGATCCCCGAGTTCGTCGCGGACGGCGTGCCGGTGCTGCGCATTCCGCGCAATTACTACGATGACCTGGCCGCCCGCTACGCGCTGTCCGACGCGCTGCTCGAAGCGATGCGCGCGAACAATATCCTTTACGACCGCGACGAACGTGGCGGCGAATTCTTCCACGCCTATACGGAACAGCTCGATCAGCGCTTCTTCCTGGAGATCGTCGAGCGGCGCGGCGGCTATGACGGTTACGGCGCGGCCAATGCGGCGGTGCGGCTGGCGGCGCAGGCGCAGCGGCGGAAGTAA